The region CCCATTGCTGACAAAGGATGCCCTGAGCGACACATCGGCAAATAGCTTCCAAACTTTGAATATATGTTGAACTCGAAATTGAAGATGTTTGTTTGAACGATCGTGGTGATCGGTTTATTAAGTGTTGATTGTTGCATGGATTATTAAAAAACGCTGCACGAAGAATCTTACATAACTCgtcctaagtttgaccaaatttgtagAAAAAGAATTTATATCTACACTACCAAATTCTTAGCGAGTACTCCCTCCGTAATGAAAAAAATGCTATAAGTACTTATGTTTCTTTAATACGGTTTGCCTTTTTTTTTTTAGGGAATTTATACGTTTtgccttttttttttgagggggattTATACGGTTTGCCTGAAAAGAGAAAAAATCAGGCATTCTCCGGGCCCAATCAAATCCGATGCAACGTGTTGCGCGGCCCATCTCGCGCTGGACCACGAGCCCGCCCGGCCCGACATCACCAGTTCACCAGCAACCGCCATCAGGCCCAAACAAAGCTCTCTCTCTGGCTGCTCGCGTGGGTTCGGATTTGGCGGCCGGTGTCTCGTCTCGCCCTCGCGCAtcggcctcctccgccgccgcctcctcctcctcccgccggtGAGCCCGCGCGCCCCGCCCGCGGCCTCGAAGCGCAGGACCGTGatctgccgccgcctccgccggcacCGGCGCCCGGCCCCTTTCGCTGGGCTAGGAGCAAGCCCTAGCTCGTCCGCGGAGCTGGTGGGCGGCGCGCTCGCTCCCAGCGCGACCCGTCGGCCCCTCGGGCCCGGACGCGGCCCTCCCCGCGGGAGCCCCCGCCGCCACGAGGTATGGCCTGTGTGCTCTTCTCCCCCACTTGCGTGATTCGGCGGTCCATTAAACCCTAGGTCTTGCTACGGAGGTTGGGAGGGATGGGGCGTTGCCTTGCTTGTGACCTGCGATTAGTCGTGGACCTGACTGTGAGATGTGGCCTGGTTCACTTGTGGGCTTGATGCGGCGGTCTCTGCGAGAGAAATCCGTGTCTGGGAATGTGATTGATGTGTGCATAATTCCTAGTTATGTTGTCCATGGGCTTGCATAATCTTGTTGTTGTCGGGTCAATCGATCCAGTTTTGTGTCAGGTAGAgagatatctatcattgcaagtttGAGTCTAGTGATATAAGTGCATTTGTTTGGAGGACAGAAGAGGACAGAGATGGGCATTTATGTTTCCTCAAATTCGCAAATGGGTTATTTGTTGATATGAATAGAAACCGGTTTAATTAGAGGGGTGGGGCAATGCGAGGCATCAACAAAAACTTAAAACATCCATTGCAATCAACTGAAGTGCATGCGATACAATGCCAATGCCACCGAATATGAGGCAAACATTCCATTTCCCCACTGTTTAATATGATCTTTAACTGATATTTTCCAGGGCAGGAGGCTGGTGCTTGTTGGTTAATCTTGGACTGTGGTAATGGGGGAGGCTGACGATGCTAGGGATGCGGTGGTGGAAGAGATGGATGTCGATGGTGGCGACAGGCACCGTGGcaaggacaaggaaaggagggatagACACAGGAGGGAGGAGAAGGATCACCATGGCAGTGGGAGgagggacaaggagaaggagaaagaTAAGGATGAGAGGAGGAGGGACAAGGATGATACCAAGCATAGggacagggagagggagagggaaagagataGGGACAGAGACAGGGATAGCAGCAAGCACAGGGATAGGGATTCAGAGCGTGACCGTGGCCGTGACCGTGATCGCGGGAAGGATCGGGAAAGGGATACAGAGAGGGAGCgggaaagggagaaggaaaggagggatagGGACAAGGACAGGAGCCGTAACAGAGACAAGAACAAGGACAAGGAGGATAGGGAACGGGAGAAGTCGAGGGGAAAGGACCGTGGAGAAGACGCAGATTTGCCTAAGGGCGATGAGGGAGACCAGAAGAAGGAAGGTGACCTCCCAGGAGAGCCTGACCAGGCCTCCACATCTGCCCTCCGGGACCGCATTGCGAGGTATGCCCTTGAGTAGTTGTTTCTGTTCGATTCACTAGCCTTTTCTTCAGTCATAAATTTGCACACTGTTAAATCTCTTAATTGGTTGAACAGTTAAGAATACAAATAATTTCTAATTAGGCTATCTGCTTTAGGGCCAAGGAAGAAAGGTTGAAGGATAAAAAGGAAGGGGGAATTCTGGATGATAAAGATGATGCTTCAGAGATACTATCCTGGGTAGGCAAGAGTCGCAAACTTGACGAGAAAAGACAAGCTGAAAAGGAAAAGGCGTTACGTCTTGCACGAGTATTTGAGGAACAGGTGATGATTTAGTGATTTGTTTTGGATATGTTATCCAGCATGACACCGTGTTATTTACTAATAACTTTCATGGTTTAAAACTTTCAGGATGATATGTTAGCAGAAAATAGTGATGACGACTATGATGAGGCTGATAAACTTGGTGGAGGTAATCACCCACGAATCCTGAATTAGCAAAGTTTATTTTGTCAACCACTAATATTTATTGCTGTAATGAGTTATTTTAGGCATAGTTTTCTGTCAATGGAAGTCAGGCTAACATGTTTCTTGTTTTCCCCCATTGTCTTGAAAAAAGACCACTTATCTGGAGTGAAGGTTCTTCACGGGCTTGACAAAGTCATAGAAGGTGGAGCAGTTGTCATGACACTCAAAGATCAGAGTATTCTGGCTGATGGGGATATCAATGAAGGTAATGTGTTGTTGTTTTACTTGTTATTACTGGTTCCTCTGATCTTTTCTGACTTGTGTAAAAATTAAAATTTATAGAGGCTGATATGCTTGAGAACATTGAGATTGGTGAGCAGAAGCAAAGAAACGAAGCTTACAGGGCTGCACATAAGAAAGGAACATATGATGACAAGTAAGTTCACTATTTGTGTTTCTTAGATTAATTTTCCCATCATAATCCTTGTTTTCTTGAACATGTTGGTAGGTTCAATGATGACCCGATGTCAAAGAAACCTATGCTCTCACAGTATGATGACCCAATGGAAGATGAGGTAAACATGCTGTACTGCTTCAATTGGTAGATACTCCTATTGATATTTCTTTAATCATTTTGGCCTTTCACTTGACAGGGAGTGACACTTGATGAAGGTGGACGCTTCACCGGTGAAGCAGAGAAGAAGTTAGAAGAGGTAATTTATATTTGCCATAGAAATCATGAAATGCCATTGGTACTGTAGTTTTCTGGGACAACCTGAAAATGCCGATGCCGGAACTTTTGCATAGATTTACCAATTTACATTTTCCTGTTGACAGCTCCGCAAAAGGATTGAAGGTGGTTCTGTTCTGAAAAAGACAGAAGACCTTACTTCCGCAGCAAAGATGGCATCAGATTACTACACCGCTGACGAAATGCTGCAGTTTAAGAAACCAAAGAAAAAGAAATCCCATAGGAAGAAAGAAAAGCTAGATCTGGATGCACTTGAAGCAGAAGCGATTGCTTCTGGACTGGGAGCAGCTGATCTTGGGTCCAGGAATAATGGTAAACGACAGTCTGCTAGGGAGGTAGAGCAAAAGGCTGATGCTGAAAAGAGAAGCAATGCGTACCAAGTAGCCATTTCAAAGGCTGAAGAGGCATCAAAAGCGTTGCGTCAGGAGAAAATGCCCGGTAAACCGGCTGATGAGGAAGAACTTGTTTTTGGTGACGATTATGAAGATCTGCAAAAATCTCTGGAGCAAGCAAGGAAGCTATCTCTAAGGAAGCAGGAAGAGGCTGCAGGTTCTGGTCCTCTGTCTGTAGCAGAAATGGCTGCTGCAAACAAGGGGCAAGGAGATGCAGATGCTGCAGAGGGAGATGCACAACAGAATAAGGTTGTTATCACTGAGATGGAAGAGTTCGTGTGGGGTCTGCAATTGAATGAAGGTAACCTATTTGGAAGTATTTTCTGATAAatttgtaacaattgtattgatactGAATGCTGCTATTATCTTGTTGCAGAAACACGCAAGCCAGAAGCAGAAGATGTGTTTATGGATGAAGACGATGATGATATGCCTTCAGGTATTACAGCAAAAGATGACACAAGCAGATTGGGAGTCATCAAAGAGGAAGCTGTCATTGAAGACCCAAAAAAGGATGTAGAGGAGCAAGAAGTCACACCGGATGAGGTTGTGCATGAAGCTGCAGTTGGCAAGGGTTTGGGTGGAGCTTTGAAGTTTCTAAAGGAGCGAGGGACCCTCAATGAGGGCACAAATTGGGGAGGCAGAACCACGGACAAGAAGAAAAGCAAGCTTGTTGGTATTGAGGAAGAGGCTGAGGACGGAAAAAAAGAAATCCGCATAGAAAGAATGGATGAATTCGGTCGAGTGGTAAGTAATCATCTGCATGCTGTCCTACCCATCCTCACACCTGGGTCTTCCTTTCTATGAAATCTTATAGTACTGAGGTGTATCTTGGTGTGGTAGTATGATTTATGCAACATTGGTTATCATTTTTTATCATTGCATACCACTTGATATCGCATTTTTGACACCATCATTTATCATGTGTATTTGTTTAGCCTTTCGAAGAACATGTGCCACAAAACAATGATATGCTATTTACCATAACTTTGTGTTTTTCCTCCAGATGACACCTAAGGAGGCGTTTAGGGATCTTTCGCACAAATTCCATGGCAAGGGACCAGGTAAAATGAAGCTGGAAAAACGGCAGAAGAAGTACCAGGATGATATGAAAGCTAAGCAAATGAAATCTTCTGACACGCCTTTGATGTCCGCGGAAAAGATGAGAGACGCTCAAGCTCGTGGCCAAACACCATACCTTGTTTTAAGTGGCAATGCAAAATCAGGGTATGTTCATGACTTACTTCTAATTCGCATAGTCCATGTTTGTTGGTCCTGTTGATGCCACTATGCTTTCTTAGTCTTGACAAAACTTTCTTTCGTTTGGTTAACTTAAATCATGACTCATGAGTACAGGTGATTAATGTATATTAATAAATATATTGTTGCTGGCTGTTAATCTAGGATATCTACTCTAGTGAAAACTCACTTTAGGGTGCTACGCGACTTCCTGATCCAGACCTTTGGATAAGGTTTGGGTGATTTAGATTTAGAGATTATAAGGGCTCGAGGGCCACACTGATGATTTTTGTTTTGCTACTCTGATTGAGATGTAACTGAATATGTTAAAGATTCCCAAATGACTCTAATGTCAACTACATATCAATCATCAAATCAAATGTCTCGTCTGAATATTGCATGTTATCTAAACTGCGTTGGTCCTGCTTGAATGGAAGTGGCTAACTAATCTGCAATGCCTTCCTGCAAGTTTCTTTCTTGCCGAGGTGGTTGATCAAGTTCTTGTTTGTGATGTAGCCCGACAGGCGACGCTAGTGGCTTTGCCAGCGTGGAGAAGGCGCATCCCGGGAGTCTGACGCCCATGCTCGGCGACAAAAAGGTAAGCTGACATATGATATTCCCTCTCCTGttctgtactccctccgatccaaagtaTGTGTCAGTAGCCttggttcaaatttgaactaaaaccacaacactTATTTTAGATCAGAGGGAGTAGCATTTACTGAATTGGGCATTTAATGTTTTGCCATATCCAGATGTACTAGTTGTTACTGACCTAATTCTTCATCAGGTGGAGCACTTTCTGGGCATCAAACGAAGCGCCCAGTTTGGTGGcatgccgccgctgccgccaaaGAAGCCTAAGAATTGAGGTTGCAGCGGAGTGGAGTGAACAGGAACCAGCGGTAGCTGTCTAGCGAATCTGCAATCCTGGAGCAGATTATGAGTCACCGACATGGACGGAAGGCGCCAAATGCCTGCCACATGCAGGAGGATCCGTCCTCAGATGCGCTGAACCGTAAGAACCTGTAAATTTGCAGCCTAAACCGATTGTTTCGATGGTGACAGTCTTGACACACACAGATGGTGTAACTTTTGTAACGCAACGATGTTTCTATCCGTGCACGGTCTACAAGTTGCAGATAGAAGCATGCTTGCTAGCCTTTATGTGGAAAATGATACAGGTTTTAGCGCTCAGTTAGGATTTCTTTTCCATGTCAGATGCATGTATCATGTTTGTGTGTGNNNNNNNNNNNNNNNNNNNNNNNNNNNNNNNNNNNNNNNNNNNNNNNNNNNNNNNNNNNNNNNNNNNNNNNNNNNNNNNNNNNNNNNNNNNNNNNNNNNNNNNNNNNNNNNNNNNNNNNNNNNNNNNNNNNNNNNNNNNNNNNNNNNNNNNNNNNNNNNNNNNNNNNNNNNNNNNNNNNNNNNNNNNNNNNNNNNNNNNNNNNNNNNNNNNNNNNNNNNNNNNNNNNNNNNNNNNNNNNNNNNNNNNNNNNNNNNNNNNNNNNNNNNNNNNNNNNNNNNNNNNNNNNNNNNNNNNNNNNNNNNNNNNNNNNNNNNNNNNNNNNNNNNNNNNNNNNNNNNNNNNNNNNNNNNNNNNNNNNNNNNNNNNNNNNNNNNNNNNNNNNNNNNNNNNNNNNNNNNNNNNNNNNNNNNNNNNNNNNNNNNNNNNNNNNNNNNNNNNNNNNNNNNNNNNNNNNNNNNNNNNNNNNNNNNNNNNNNNNNNNNNNNNNNNNNNNNNNNNNNNNNNNNNNNNNNNNNNNNNNNNNNNNNNNNNNNNNNNNNNNNNNNNNNNNNNNNNNNNNNNNNNNNNNNNNNNNNNNNNNNNNNNNNNNNNNNNNNNNNNNNNNNNNNNNNNNNNNNNNNNNNNNNNNNNNNNNNNNNNNNNNNNNNNNNNNNNNNNNNNNNNNNNNNNNNNNNNGAAATGGTAAGAGGATGATGTTCTATTGTCTTGTGAAATTTGAAGTTAAAACACATTACAGGATgcaagctatgaaaaagacaaattcagcaATGAATAGTGACAGCACTATTCAATGCTGATTTTGTTTTCTCATAGCTCACATCTTGTAATGTGTTTgagcttgaaattttgtaaggcaaTAGAACATCACTCGGTTAACATCCCATAACTTTTTGATATTTTTAGAAAACTTTTAAGCATTGTTTTGCGTGGTTTTCACCTGTAATGCTTGTTTTCATATGATATTTTGTGGAGCAGGTTTGTGTTGCGTGGGCTATTGCCGTGTCTATTTTCGTGGTAGAAATCCCTAGCTTCCTTCCCTTGTCCCGCAGAGGGCGAACCAAAGTAATGCCCACCCACAAATACTTGCTCCCTTCTCCACCCAGTGTTTCATCggtcaaacacaattttaaacggcCGACCATGCGCGAGGAGTTTGATAAAACTCAGTCCAAAATAGCTAACATGAACATGGAGTTGAACATTTGCATTCAAGGAAACTACAAAAATGATCGCTTAAATGGAACCACAATGTCGATGTGCATCTTTTTCGTGTACAACTATCTCGCGTCGAAGCAATGTTGTGTAGATTAGAAGAGACTAGGTTAAGGAGATTAAGGAGTAGGAGTAGACCACATGCAAAGCTAGGTAACATTTGCACAGTGCAGTAGGGAAATGTAGATTCATTCCTCTATGACCATCGAAATAGAAAACGTACAACAGTGAAGTCGTGCGGAACAACGAGATAAAGCTACTGGACAAAGGAAATTTCAAATGATCGATTCTGTGCGAAGAATTTACCAAAATTGAAAAAACTCTAAACATGAACATGAAATTGAACATTTACAACCAACAAACTATGAACCAATCTCCTGAATGGAATCACGACATCAGTGCCATCGTTTTCGTGTACGACTTATCTCGAAGCGAAGCATCGTTGTGTAGATTCGAAGGGATAGGTGAAAGAGATTAAGGAGGTGATTACATTAGAGCAAGTGCAAACTCACATACAGGTCTGCAAACATTTGCACCCGCTCGCATCTAACTACAACACCATACCCACCCCATGTCGGTTTGATTGCATCGCTCGGGCCTGGGTTGTTGAAAACGGTCAATTTGAGCGTTCCTCTGGAGCCAGGCCTAGCGGTGCTTTTAGGTTCGTGCGGGCCAAAAATTTGGTGCAACGCTGGCAAGCAaacaaaacaaaaccgcatccagcGTGCTTGGCTGAACCTTATGCAAGCTAGTAAACCAGGGTGGGCACATTAACCGAGAAACCAACTACCGAACCGGAAAAAATCAAGACCGAAGCCCAAAAGACCGGACCCAAAAGTTTTGGTTGTTAGTTTGGCCAGCACTTTCTAAAAACCGAATTTAATTTCGGGAATTCCGTCTGGTGCATCAGTTACCTGAAAGGACCGAAACGAACTAGACATGCACATGCACTAAAATCTATGTAATGGCCAGCTTACAACCCAATATCTCAAAGTCCTATGTAAGTCTCCTTCCTTTTTCCGACAGCTCAGCACGCAGCCACCAAAGATCGCACCGAACAACGCCTCGAGCACTCGActcttctctgattttttttcgaGACAAACTCGCGAAGTTTTTATTCAactgtcacaatgtttacagggatgaACAAAAGGTCGCCGGGGTGGCCTAACCAAACATCGCCGATCCCCAACGTTAATGCATGCTTCGCGAGGTTGTGGGCCTTGAAGTCCGAGGTCCGAAATTCATAACTAAAGGTACAAGAAGATAAAAAACGAGCTCTCTCTGTTATTTCATGTACCACTGCTCCGTATGATGCCGCCGTTCTTCCTTTGATCGCCTCCACCGCTGCCATGCAGTCCGAGGGGATGAAAACTTTCTGCTCGTACAGGTCCTCGGCAAGCGCCAGCGCTTCCCGGGTAGCTAGAACTTCCAGCACCTCCGGATCCTCTATGTTGTTGAAGATAACTGCCGAGGCCCCCAAATACATGCCTGATGCATCGCGGCAAATGGCTCCCACAGCCCCCTTTCCACAGATGATTCCTACTCCCCGTGTAGGTAGACGGATGTTGACCAAATGCGCATCTCCCGTGCTCGCTAAGTGACTTGGGCCGGCCCAGCACAGGATCCCTCTTCTGGGTTATCTTCATTTTTAATTTCATTTTTTTTcatgtttgtttttattttattattcttttcatttatttcctttccctttttcattttgcaAACAATTTTCAAATCCACGAACGTTTTTTAAAATCCTGAATTTTTTGGTCACCAAATTCAATTTTTTAAAATCTAATTCAAAAAATTACCATCAAATTGGAAATTTGTTCATaacaattcaaaaaatattcatcatttttgTTTGAAAATATTCAccaattccaaaaaatgttcatcaaattaaaAATTTGTTCATTCAAATGAAAAATTTCACGAATTAAAATTTTGTTCATAAAATACAAAAAGTTCATTTTataaattcacgaacatttttacaATCGGCGAACATTCCTtgatattcatgaacattttttgaattcatgaacatttttctaaattttCAACATTCTTTGTCAATTtgttgaatatttttaaatttcatgaattttttttgaaatcctTGAACGTTGTGTAAATACTTGAAATTTTCtaaatttttggatttttgaagttCAGTACTTCCACAGAGGAAGTAGATATTTTCAAAATtacatttttttggaaatcctggatttggtttgaagaagcaaagaaggaaaATACAACCCAATATCTCAAGTCCTATGTATGTCTCCTTCCTTTCTCCGACAGCCTGGCAACCAGCCACCAAAGACCAGACCGACCTGCGCCTCGAGCACTCGACTcttatatcactagtagaaaacagggctttggttgaggccaggataagggcattaatcccggttcactcacgaaccgggaccaaagggggtatCAGTCCCGATTTGTGAGGCCAAGGCGCCGGCCGGGCCTCAGtggctattggtcccggttcgtctgacccctttggtcccggttccagacacgaaccgggaccaatgggcctcgctcctggcccagcacctttagtcccggttggtggctggaaccgggaccaaaggttgtcctttagtcccggttttagccacaaaccgagactaaagagaggcctatatatacccccgCCCCTGCCCGCGAACAGAGCCACTACTCTATTTTTTTGGCCGGTCGTGGGAGAGGTttatggtgctctagctcacctcctatgcacatgaggtgtttgatgaaatacccgagtcacacttaagctttctcctctcaaagctccttgtccaagctccattctcctcaagatttgtctaggttttgcGGTCCGTCCTGTCCCGTCTCCGTCCTCACCGCCATCGACCGcccacgccgatctcgtcgccggcaccactgtggtgagcctcttgttcttatcttctttctaaaagaaacaatttcttacttgtatgatttagatagatacttgtataattttcttacatttattattgtttgttattatatagtgcgatggttttggtatctgcctTCGTCGGCCCCCGttttgtctatgattcggatgtggtatatattatcttttataactatttgtttcatttagtgtttatgaaaattatgccgaccaacgtgacatatatgtttttatctaggaggtatgtgaaccgtaaATTCCAACCGAccatattgtcgagaggttaaatttagttgaaaaagaaaacaattatttgaagaaaaattgaaaagaattgaggaggagaagatgaaattggagttgcatgttgcggatgtcgtcaatgatcacaagatcaagatggatgcaatgctgtaacatctcaaattttcaatttggaatgttatacactagatcatcatcgcatatcatattttattgtttttggcttgatccagaaattctacgcaactcaaggaccctcggagagagttggggatttctttattttcatatttgggttttctcaaattttaaaaataggatcatttgattttatttatttttatcttcaattatttctattataaaaaaataggagagagggaataaaatgactttcccaaaataaagaaatatttaggatttaataaaaaatcaaataagattttatttcggagttttccgctattttattcgaatttaggaaaaattgcacgttttccaaAACTGCATTTTTGGGAAAAGAAAATGTTtatctcgtcctaaatattttatttagacggtgaaaatttgttttggta is a window of Triticum dicoccoides isolate Atlit2015 ecotype Zavitan chromosome 2B, WEW_v2.0, whole genome shotgun sequence DNA encoding:
- the LOC119366459 gene encoding SART-1 family protein DOT2, with amino-acid sequence MGEADDARDAVVEEMDVDGGDRHRGKDKERRDRHRREEKDHHGSGRRDKEKEKDKDERRRDKDDTKHRDRERERERDRDRDRDSSKHRDRDSERDRGRDRDRGKDRERDTEREREREKERRDRDKDRSRNRDKNKDKEDREREKSRGKDRGEDADLPKGDEGDQKKEGDLPGEPDQASTSALRDRIARAKEERLKDKKEGGILDDKDDASEILSWVGKSRKLDEKRQAEKEKALRLARVFEEQDDMLAENSDDDYDEADKLGGDHLSGVKVLHGLDKVIEGGAVVMTLKDQSILADGDINEEADMLENIEIGEQKQRNEAYRAAHKKGTYDDKFNDDPMSKKPMLSQYDDPMEDEGVTLDEGGRFTGEAEKKLEELRKRIEGGSVLKKTEDLTSAAKMASDYYTADEMLQFKKPKKKKSHRKKEKLDLDALEAEAIASGLGAADLGSRNNGKRQSAREVEQKADAEKRSNAYQVAISKAEEASKALRQEKMPGKPADEEELVFGDDYEDLQKSLEQARKLSLRKQEEAAGSGPLSVAEMAAANKGQGDADAAEGDAQQNKVVITEMEEFVWGLQLNEETRKPEAEDVFMDEDDDDMPSGITAKDDTSRLGVIKEEAVIEDPKKDVEEQEVTPDEVVHEAAVGKGLGGALKFLKERGTLNEGTNWGGRTTDKKKSKLVGIEEEAEDGKKEIRIERMDEFGRVMTPKEAFRDLSHKFHGKGPGKMKLEKRQKKYQDDMKAKQMKSSDTPLMSAEKMRDAQARGQTPYLVLSGNAKSGPTGDASGFASVEKAHPGSLTPMLGDKKVEHFLGIKRSAQFGGMPPLPPKKPKN